The Cyprinus carpio isolate SPL01 chromosome A9, ASM1834038v1, whole genome shotgun sequence genome window below encodes:
- the LOC122134384 gene encoding endothelin receptor type B-like, protein MCSGPAHGSKRRFKYINSIGHVFVFLFGMVGNLTLLRIIKEEHKCLKGPYILIGSLLLAVDWPFGVCWAVNWCRSFKKNLRWDNRHEVAWTVFCLVLVFAICWFPLHLSRILKLTIYDEHDPNRCKLLSTFLVLDYIGLNNHMDVSDTNPMALYVVSKRFKNYFKVTSFSLPCCSQEENQSFMRSKVTEPPSDNSNSVKQESASGDTERAQLFLQKFACLRT, encoded by the exons ATGTGTTCCGGACCAGCACACGGATCAAAGAGGCGCTTCAAGTACATCAACAGCATTGGTCATGTTTTCGTATTCCTGTTCGGGATGGTTGGAAACCTGACTCTCCTGAGAATAATCAAAGAAGAACACAAATGCTTGAAAGGACCCTATATTCTCATCGGCAGTCTG CTCCTGGCGGTGGACTGGCCGTTTGGTGTCTGTTGGGCTGTAAACTGGTGCCGTTCATTCAAGAAAAACCTCCGTTGGGATAAC AGACATGAAGTGGCCTGGACGGTTTTCTGTCTGGTTCTTGTGTTTGCAATCTGCTGGTTTCCTCTTCACCTAAGCAGGATCCTCAAGTTAACCATCTATGATGAGCACGATCCCAACAGATGCAAATTACTGAG caCGTTTCTTGTTCTGGACTACATCGGCCTCAACAATCACATGGACGTCT CCGATACCAACCCAATGGCTCTGTATGTGGTCAGCAAACGATTCAAAAACTACTTCAAGGTAACGTCTTTCTCACTTCCTTGTTGTTCTcaa GAAGAGAACCAAAGTttcatgaggtcaaaggtcacggaGCCACCGTCTGACAACAGCAACTCTGTCAAACAAGAGTCAGCATCTGGTGACACTGAGAGAGCGCAACTCTTTCTTCAGAAATTCGCTTGTCTTAGAACGTGA